The Spirosoma oryzicola region ACTCCGCAAGTACCCCCGGCGATTCGGTATTGGCAAGCTTGGCAATGAGGGTGGTCTTGTCGCTACCGCTTGGCTGATTCTTAAAGTTTTTCGCCAGAATCAGAAATCGCGTCCGGTTGAGGTCGCTGTCTTCAATGTTATCAAACAGAATCGGAACGTCGAACAACTTGGCTGCAATATGCGAACAGACTGCCGCCGTATTCGGCTCCAGCGCAGCTAGTTTGGCAGCTCTCGATGTCGACTCAACCGGGATCAGCTCCGCCTGTAGCCCTTCGAACGAATCTTTAAGAAATTTGCTACACTGCCGGAACGCAATGTCCTTGGAATAGATATGCGTGATGCTAGCGAGATTATCGGCTTGGGAAGCAAAGGTAAAGTGAACCGGTATCTGCGCTTCAGCCGCGATGGATAGATCTTTTTCGAGAAGCAGGTCGATGGTTTCCAGTACCACCCCTTCCTGGTTGTTCTCGATAGGAACGACCCCAAAGCGTACTCTGCCGGTTTCCACGCTTTCAAACACCGAGCGGATGGTAGGTAACGCCATGTATGCGCTCATCGCCCCAAAACGACTCTCGGCGGCCTGATGCGTAAAGCTTCCTTCTGGTCCCAGGAAGGCTACTCGTTCGGGTAATTCGAGGTTACGCGAAACGGCAAAGATTTCGAGAAAAATAGCTTCGATGGCTGAGCGGTTCATTAAACCGTCGTTCATCTGCTGCAAACGGTCTATTATTTGCTTTTCGCGCTCGGGCCGGTAGATAACGGTATTGGAGGAGCGCTTTAGCTCGCCAACCTGACGAACCAGCTCCATTCGTTGGTTCAACAACGAAAGTAACTGATCATCAATGGTGTCGATGCTATTACGGAGGGATTCGAGAGTCATTCTACTACGGTTTCAGCTTTAAGTTTTCAGTTTTCGGCCACGCTGATTTGCAAATGACCCACTGAAAACTGAAAACTCAAAAACTGTAAACCTAAAACTTACGCTAAAGCGGCATCTTCGATGTCTTTTTCAATGCGGAGGTTATCGATAATGAACCGCTGACGGTCGGGCGTATTCTTGCCCATGTAATAACTGAGCAGCTTGGAGATTGAGGTTTCTTTCTCCATAATCACCGGCTCCAGACGCATGTTTTCGCCGATGAACAGTCCGAACTCTTCCGGCGAAATCTCCCCTAGTCCCTTGAACCGGGTGATCTCCACCTTTTTGCCCCCTTTGGTCAACTTATCGATGGCCGCCTGTTTCTCTTCGTCCGAATAACAATAGGTTGTCTCTTTGTGATTCTTTGGATTGCGTACCCGGAACAAAGGAGTTTCAAGAATGTACAAATGCCCGTTCCGAACCAGATCGGGGAAGAATTGCAGGAAGAAGGTCAGCATCAGCAGCCGGATGTGCATGCCGTCAACGTCGGCGTCCGTGGCAATCACGATTCGATTGTAACGCAATCCTTCCAGGCCATCTTCAATATCGAGGGCGTGCTGAAGCAAGTTAAATTCCTCGTTTTCATATACCACTTTCTTGGTCAGGCCAAAGCAGTTGAGCGGTTTACCCCGCAAGCTAAATACTGCCTGCGACTGTACGTTGCGCGATTTTGTGATTGATCCACTCGCCGAATCTCCCTCGGTAATGAACAGGGTCGATTGATAGCGATCTTCCGCTTTCAGGTCGGGCAGGTGGTTGCGACAGTCACGCAGCTTTTTGTTGTGAAGA contains the following coding sequences:
- the pheA gene encoding prephenate dehydratase; this translates as MTLESLRNSIDTIDDQLLSLLNQRMELVRQVGELKRSSNTVIYRPEREKQIIDRLQQMNDGLMNRSAIEAIFLEIFAVSRNLELPERVAFLGPEGSFTHQAAESRFGAMSAYMALPTIRSVFESVETGRVRFGVVPIENNQEGVVLETIDLLLEKDLSIAAEAQIPVHFTFASQADNLASITHIYSKDIAFRQCSKFLKDSFEGLQAELIPVESTSRAAKLAALEPNTAAVCSHIAAKLFDVPILFDNIEDSDLNRTRFLILAKNFKNQPSGSDKTTLIAKLANTESPGVLAEFLQEFNARKINLTKIESRPLREGATFRYWFLIECEGHSDEPALQEILNHHAAEVKLLGSYVRVA